In Sphingobacterium thalpophilum, a genomic segment contains:
- a CDS encoding glycogen/starch synthase — MNVFHLSVECYPVAKVGGLADVVGALPKYQTKLGWEAAVVMPWYDRPFVRDHAFSLVHEGTFYQGSELLRYSVYKEDHQVLGFELYLIKIPGKLDRQEVYCYPDEGEQFIAFQHAVLAWFKDKNIVPDIVHCHDHHVGLMPFLMRYSNDYNFLADVKTVGTVHNGQYQGWTHWSKAILLPAFDSWKWGLLDWDGLINPLAALIKCCDAYTTVSEGYLEELYVEANGLQQLFYDERNKSVGIVNGIDWEIWDPKIDYTLLENYDAVQAFSGKLKNKEALAKQYKINPDRPLLVFIGRLATEKGADLLPEIILDLTEKYHDRLSIFILGAGDPAIQSRVKSLVDDGIDNFDVFFGYDENLAHWLYASADFLLMPSRVEPCGLNQLYAMKYGTLPIVHQVGGLKDTVIDLKNDGYGIGFDSLTITEISAAIVRAINFYDSKKQFEENQRKMMQLDFSWDKSAAKYISLYNQLM, encoded by the coding sequence ATGAACGTATTTCACTTGAGTGTAGAATGTTATCCCGTGGCCAAAGTAGGTGGTCTCGCGGATGTCGTGGGCGCGCTGCCCAAATACCAAACCAAACTGGGATGGGAGGCGGCGGTTGTCATGCCTTGGTATGATCGTCCTTTTGTTAGGGATCATGCTTTTAGCCTAGTTCATGAAGGTACTTTTTATCAAGGATCTGAATTGCTGCGCTACAGTGTTTATAAGGAAGATCATCAGGTACTTGGATTTGAGCTCTACCTGATTAAGATTCCAGGTAAACTCGATCGGCAGGAGGTATATTGTTATCCGGATGAAGGCGAGCAGTTTATCGCCTTTCAACATGCTGTGTTGGCGTGGTTTAAGGATAAAAATATAGTACCTGATATCGTGCATTGCCATGATCATCATGTCGGTTTGATGCCTTTTTTGATGAGGTATAGCAATGACTATAACTTTCTTGCCGACGTTAAAACGGTGGGCACCGTCCACAATGGGCAGTATCAGGGCTGGACACATTGGAGCAAAGCTATTCTGTTGCCCGCTTTCGATAGTTGGAAATGGGGATTATTGGACTGGGATGGTTTAATTAATCCGCTTGCAGCCCTCATTAAATGTTGCGATGCGTACACAACGGTCTCCGAAGGTTATCTGGAAGAGCTTTATGTGGAAGCAAATGGTTTGCAGCAGCTGTTTTATGATGAGCGAAATAAATCTGTCGGTATTGTCAATGGAATTGACTGGGAAATCTGGGATCCTAAAATTGATTATACCTTGCTAGAAAACTACGATGCTGTACAAGCTTTTTCCGGAAAGTTGAAAAATAAGGAGGCTTTGGCGAAGCAGTATAAAATCAATCCAGATCGACCGTTACTTGTTTTTATCGGCCGATTGGCAACAGAAAAAGGAGCGGATTTACTTCCGGAGATAATTTTGGATTTGACGGAGAAATATCACGATAGATTAAGTATATTTATACTGGGTGCCGGAGACCCAGCGATCCAGTCACGTGTGAAATCACTCGTCGATGATGGAATTGATAATTTTGATGTGTTCTTTGGTTATGATGAAAATCTGGCCCATTGGCTTTATGCCAGTGCGGATTTTCTTTTAATGCCTTCCCGTGTTGAGCCCTGTGGACTTAATCAGCTCTATGCTATGAAGTACGGTACATTGCCGATCGTGCATCAGGTGGGGGGATTAAAAGATACGGTAATCGATCTGAAAAATGATGGCTACGGTATAGGTTTTGATAGTCTGACAATCACTGAAATTAGTGCAGCGATTGTTCGGGCTATAAATTTTTACGATAGTAAAAAGCAGTTTGAGGAGAATCAACGTAAAATGATGCAGTTGGATTTTTCTTGGGATAAATCTGCAGCGAAGTATATAAGTCTATATAACCAATTAATGTAA
- the glgB gene encoding 1,4-alpha-glucan branching protein GlgB, whose protein sequence is MTNEVIPHSLFSEFDVALFQSGKHFKLYEKFGSHELEVNGEKGVYFAVWAPNAKSVFVTGNFNFWDKARHALYVRWDGSGIWEGFIPGLGNGEAYKYVIETYTGEQLEKGDPFAFQWEIAPKTASIVHSTWFEWQDKQWMQERAVKNRLDQPWSVYEVHLGSWSRDPESPDTLLNYREIAVALVSYVKEMNFTHVEFMPLMEHPYYPSWGYQITGYFAASSRYGSAQDLMYLIEELHAAGIGVLLDWVPSHFPGDAHGLYRFDGTSLYEHEDPRKGFHPDWQSYIFNYGRNEVRSFLISNAFYWLDRFHIDGLRVDAVASMLYLDYSRNAGEWIANEFGGNENLEAVQFLKELNEAVYGHFPHVQTIAEESTSWPGVSRPTYAGGLGFGMKWMMGWMHDTLDYFKEDPINRSYHHDRLTFATVYAFHENFMLPLSHDEVVYGKHSLIYKMPGDEWQKFANLRALYLFMYTFSGTKLLFMGGEFGQTSEWNVNQSLDWHLLEFAPHQGMKQFVADLNTIYRSQPSLYQKAFDASGFEWIDAGDRENSVVVYWRKGFDAWDDTVVVLNLTPVVREHFRIGLPYAGEWEVLLNSDDLTYFGSGIHQLLIHSEHLHWMNQVQSAQVHLPPLGGYILKRKRAVKEVNPIKQGERIPV, encoded by the coding sequence ATGACCAATGAAGTAATTCCGCATAGTCTATTTTCTGAATTTGATGTCGCCTTATTCCAGTCGGGTAAGCACTTCAAATTATACGAAAAGTTCGGTTCACACGAGCTGGAAGTCAATGGTGAAAAAGGCGTTTATTTTGCGGTTTGGGCTCCAAATGCAAAATCGGTCTTTGTAACCGGCAACTTCAATTTTTGGGATAAAGCGCGTCACGCGCTCTATGTGCGCTGGGATGGTAGCGGAATCTGGGAGGGATTTATTCCGGGGCTTGGCAATGGGGAGGCGTATAAGTATGTTATTGAGACTTATACTGGCGAACAACTTGAAAAAGGAGACCCCTTTGCTTTTCAGTGGGAGATCGCGCCAAAGACTGCTTCCATTGTTCATTCGACCTGGTTCGAGTGGCAGGATAAGCAATGGATGCAGGAAAGGGCTGTTAAAAACAGGCTGGATCAACCATGGTCTGTCTATGAAGTGCATTTAGGATCTTGGTCGCGGGATCCCGAAAGTCCGGATACTTTGCTCAACTACCGCGAAATCGCTGTGGCGCTCGTATCCTATGTGAAGGAAATGAATTTTACCCATGTAGAATTTATGCCCCTGATGGAACATCCCTATTACCCTTCTTGGGGATACCAGATAACGGGCTATTTTGCTGCGAGTTCACGCTACGGATCGGCACAAGATCTCATGTATCTGATTGAGGAGCTGCATGCCGCCGGGATAGGTGTATTGTTGGATTGGGTTCCTTCGCATTTTCCAGGTGACGCACATGGTCTTTATCGTTTTGACGGTACGAGCTTATACGAGCATGAAGATCCCCGTAAAGGGTTTCATCCCGATTGGCAATCCTATATTTTCAACTACGGACGTAATGAAGTGCGTTCTTTTTTGATCAGTAATGCATTTTATTGGTTGGATCGTTTTCATATCGATGGACTTCGGGTCGATGCGGTTGCTTCTATGCTCTATTTGGATTATAGTCGAAACGCAGGCGAGTGGATTGCCAATGAGTTTGGTGGAAATGAGAATCTTGAAGCGGTACAATTTTTAAAAGAACTGAATGAGGCCGTTTACGGACATTTCCCACATGTGCAGACCATCGCGGAAGAATCGACTTCCTGGCCGGGTGTCAGTCGCCCAACCTATGCTGGTGGATTGGGGTTTGGAATGAAATGGATGATGGGCTGGATGCATGACACATTGGATTATTTTAAAGAGGATCCGATTAATCGCAGCTATCATCATGATCGACTGACCTTTGCGACAGTATATGCTTTCCATGAAAATTTTATGCTACCGCTGTCACATGATGAGGTTGTCTACGGAAAGCATTCATTAATTTATAAGATGCCGGGCGATGAATGGCAAAAGTTTGCCAACCTGCGGGCATTGTATCTCTTTATGTATACTTTTTCGGGAACAAAATTGCTGTTTATGGGCGGAGAATTTGGGCAGACTTCGGAGTGGAATGTAAACCAATCGCTTGATTGGCATCTTTTGGAATTTGCGCCACACCAGGGTATGAAGCAATTTGTAGCCGACCTGAATACGATTTATAGGAGCCAACCAAGTCTTTACCAGAAGGCTTTTGACGCTTCGGGCTTTGAATGGATAGATGCTGGTGATCGTGAAAATTCGGTTGTGGTCTATTGGCGAAAGGGATTTGACGCCTGGGATGATACGGTTGTTGTACTTAACTTAACGCCTGTTGTTCGGGAACATTTCCGTATTGGTTTACCTTACGCTGGTGAATGGGAAGTGCTGTTGAATTCGGATGATTTGACCTATTTCGGTTCTGGAATACATCAGCTGCTCATTCATAGTGAACACCTGCATTGGATGAACCAGGTACAGTCTGCTCAAGTTCATTTACCTCCGCTTGGCGGATATATTTTGAAAAGGAAGAGAGCGGTAAAGGAAGTCAATCCCATTAAACAAGGCGAGCGTATCCCTGTATAA